Within Massilia endophytica, the genomic segment GAAAAGAACGGTTACCACCGCTCCAACGGTGTGGAAGGCTTCCTGCTGTCGGCCGCCGTGAAGCAGAAGAAGAAAGTGCGCGAACTGGAGTCGGCCGACTACCAGCTCAGCCTGTTCGCATCGCTGGACGATGGGCAGCAGGAGCGCTACCTGCTCGAAAACATCGCAGAGCTGGATAACGGCATGGCGCTGAAGAAGTCGGCAGGCCTGATCGACGCGTGGAGCAATGCGGACGCGGAACGCATCGCGGCGCTCACCCGCGAGCTGACCACGGGCGACACGGTATCGGCCATGTTCATGGACCGTACCCTGCTGCGCAAGCGGAATCCTGAAATGGCGGCCAATATCGAAGCCATCATGAAGAACGAGAAGGTCGCCTTCGTCGGCATCGGCCTGCTGCACCTGGTGGGCGAGAACGGCGTACCCGAACTGTTGCGGCAGCGCGGGTACGAGGTCGAGAAAATGTATTGATTATTGGCGCGTCAGCATGCCGTTGCTGTACATGACGCGGTCGCCCACTTTATAGTCGGGCATCATTTCCACATTCACGCTGCGGCTGCTGCCGTCGTCGCCGCGCACGGTGACGCGGTAGACGCGGTCGGAAGTCGTGCTGGTGCTGCCGCCGGCGGCTGCCGCCGCCACCGAGCCGCCCACGCCGATTCCGGCATCCTGGCGCGACATCGGTTCAATCGAAAGTACGGTGGCGCTCCAGTTCTGCGCCATGTTCGTCTGCATTCCCCCTTCGGTTTCGCTGTCCATATTGCTGGACGCGGTGCGGGGTGTACTGCCGGAGGTGCCGCTGGAGGTGGTGCTGGTGCCGCTATCCGTGTTGGCGCAGGCGGCGAGTGCAGAGCATGCCAATACCAGTAGTGCGTTCTTCACATTCATGATGAGTCTCCCTTGGTAAGGTGGAACAGCTCTCGAAAACCGACAGAGACACCGATTGTAGATTCCGATGTCGGCGCATCGCGCACGATTGACTGAAATCAAAAGTTCCTGTAGAGGGGCCCGCCATAATTGTGCGTCCATTTCTCTGGAGGGCGCTATGCCGAAGCAGAACACGGAAGCTGTGGTGACCAGCCTGGTCGATTCGCTGTGCGGAGTGGAGCAGGAGCGCAAGCGCCACGTGCTGCGCGAAGCCCTGTTCGGCCTGGTGCGCCTGGCCAAGGCCGAGCAGATGGTGGCGATACGTCAGGACTGCGAGCGCGCGGCCGGCATTGCGGCCGGGGCGCGCCACCGCCGCCACACCCGTGCCATGCTGCGCAAGATCGCCATGGACGTCAATTCAGGCCAGCGCCGCCTGGAGTTCGAGCAAAGCCGGGACGAGCAGAACAAGCCGCGCTAGACGGGCACCCGGCGCGCCGTCCACAGCATCCACATCAGGCTGGCCGTCGTCATCGCTGCGATGCAGTCCACGTACCAGTCCTCCACGGCGCCGTGGCGGTAGGGCAGGAAGCTCTGCACGAATTCGTCCAGCGCCCCCATGACCGCAATCGTCAGCACAGCCTTGATGGCGCGCTGCGCCTTCGTCCCCAGGCTCCCGGTGAAGATGAGGAAGGCAAGCGTGGCGTAGCCGCAGGAATGCAGCACCACGCCGGACGCGATCTTCGCCGCGTCGGCGCGCGCGCCCGGAATCGAGCCGATGGCCACCACCAGCAGGAACAGGCCCATGGCCCCCCAGTAGCGCAGGCGCGCATGGGAGGAAGTCAGCAGCAGTTGTTCGAGGAATTTCATCACGGCCGCCACAATAGCATGCCTGAAGCCGCAGCTCAAAAAAGACGCCCGCTGGTGAAAGCGGGCGCAAACCCTGTTCGGGCCAAGAGATCAATTCGGAGCGGTACGCCGGACTGCTCCAGCGTACCTGTTCTGCCATCACGCATATCGGTTGCATGTATCGCAGATGTGTCCAGTATAGGGAGCCTATGTGACAGGGCTATGACTGCACGCAAGGCGCGGGACGAAAAAAAAGCCCGCTTTTGAGGGCGGGCTTCAAACTATTATCTTGGAGGAGAATAGTGGAGACAGGTGTAATTATGCTGCGCCGCCACATATAAATCCAATTCTTATTTTCGATATGAGACATATCGAATGTGAATATCACTCTTCCTTGACCGGCACGGTGTAGTTCAGGGCCATGCGGCCGCCGTCCACGAACAGGGTCTGGCCCGTCATGTAGCTGGCGTCGTCGCTGGCCAGGAAGGCGGCGATGGAGGCGACTTCTTCCGGCTCGCCGCAGCGGCCCAGCGGAGTACGCGAGAGGATGGTGTGGCGTGCTTCCGGGCTGGCCAGTACCGCCTTCTTCGCCAGCTCGGTCAGGATGGTGCCGGGGCCGATGCCGTTCACGCGGATGCCATAGGGCGCCAGGTTCAGCGCCATCACCTTGGTCAGCTGGTTCACGCCGCCCTTCGATACCACATAGGGAACCTGGTTCGGAATGGCCAGCTCCGAGTTCACGCTGGACATGTTGATGATGCAGCCGCTCTTGCGCTTCACCATTTCGCGCGCCACGGCCTGCCCGCAGAGGAACATGGACTTCAGGTTGGTGCGCAGCACCCGGTCGAAATCCTCTTCGGCCAGGTCGAGGAAATCGGCGGCGTGGGTCACGCCCGCATTGTTGATGAGGATATCGATGGCGCCGAACTCCGCCAGCGTGGCGGCGACCAGGGCATCCACCTCGGCCTTGATGCCGACGTCGCAGGCGTGGAAGCGGGCCTGCGGGCCAAGCGCCTCGGCGGCTTCGCGGCCCTCGGGCCGGATATCGGCCAGCATCACGCGCGCGCCTTCTTGCACCAGACGTGTGGCGCAGGCAAGGCCGATGCCCTGCGTTGCGCCGGTGACGATGGCTACCTTGTTCTGAAGTTTCATGTCCGCTTCCCTGCAAATTCGAAGAAGCGGATTGTAGCCTAGAGAATGACCGCTTCGTTCGGCAGCTGGTTCGGGCGCGAGCCGTCTGCCGGGAAGTGCTTCTGCAGCAGGGTATTGAGCTGGGCCAGCGCGGCCAGGGTGCTGTCGTGGAACTCGCCCTTGGCGAAGCCTTGCGTCATGGTGCGGCACACGTCCTGCCACTCCCCATCGGCGATCAGGCGGCCCACATTGCGGTCGGCTACGATATCGACCTCGCGCGCCGCCAGGTTCACGTAAATAAGTACGCCGCAGTTCTCTTCCGTGTCCCACACGCCATACTGGGCGAAGAGGGCGCGGGCGCGCTGCCGGTTGCTCACGTTGGCGAAGGCTGCGCCAACAGGCAGCGCAGGCTCCACGATCAGTCTCACTTCGGCGCGGTGCATACGCTCGCCTTCGGTGATGGCTGTTTCGATATCCTTCAGCGTCGCGGCAGGGAAAGAGCGGCGTCCGGCGCCGGCGCCTGTCATCCAGTGGCGCAGTGCGCGCCGGCAGCGGCCGAGGAAAGTCGTGGGTAGTGCGCTCATTACCAGTCTCCCGAGGCGCCGCCGCCGTCAAAGCTGCCGCCGCCACCGCCGCCGAAACCACCGCCACCGCTGCCGAAGCCACCGCCGCCACTGAAGCCGCCGCCGCTCCAGCCGCCGCGGTTCGCCTGGCCCAATGCATTGCCGATGGCGCTGCCGATCAGCACTCCGGCCGCATCCGAACCCCAGCCCGAGCGGCGCAGTCCGCGGCTGCGGCCCCGGAACATGGGCAGCACGACGAAGACACCGAAGAGCAGAAGCGGCACGAGCCAGCTCCCGCCGGATTCCTGCTCGCGCTTCGGCTGCTGCTTCGCCTTCGGCGCGGGCAGCTGTTCCTTGTCGATCAGCGTGGCAATGGCGCTCACGCCCGCCGTCAGGCCGCCGTAGAAGTCATTGTTGCGGAAATGGGGCGCGATCACGTCCTGCAGCACGCGCTTCGATTGCGCGTCGGTCAGCGAGCCCTGGACACCGCGTCCGGACTCGATGCGCAGGCGGCGCAATGCAGGCGGATTATCCTTCGCCACCACCAGCAGCACGCCGTCGTCCACGCCCTTGCGCCCCAGTTTCCACGCCTCCACGACGCGGATGCTGAACTGCTCGATGGATTCGGGTGCGGTACTGGACATCAGGAGCACCGCGATCTGGCTGCCCGTGCGCTGTTCATAGTCGGCCAGCACCGACTCGAGCGAGGTGCGCTGCTGCGGCGTAAGCATGTTCACCTGGTCGGTGACGCGGGCCTTCAGTTCCGGCACCTTCGCCAGTTCCTGGGCGGTGGCGTTCACCGCGATCATCAGCGTCAGGCAGATGACCAGCAGCGCAAAGACGATGCGCGGCGCCAGGCTTTCCGAATGCAGGCGCGAGGCCATCGCCCCGCGCAGCCGGTCCCGCAGGCGCGGCCGGCGGCGCGCATCGATACGCTCGTCGGTGATCTCCGCCGTGCCGCTCCATTTGCCCACCGAAGGGTGGGTTTCCTCGTCACGCCTGCGTGCCATGGTGTGGCCTTACTTCTTGCCGAAATCGACGGTTGGTGCGGTCGAAATGGCTTTCTCGTTTTCGACCTGGAAGGTCGGCTTCACCTCGTAGCCGAACATCATGGCCGTGAGGTTGGTCGGGAAGCGCCGCGCCAGCACGTTGTACTCCTGCACCGTGCTGATGTAACGCTGGCGCGCCACGGTGATACGGTTTTCAGTTCCTTCCAGCTGCGACTGCAGGTCGCGGAAGCTGGTATCGGCCTTCAGGTCCGGATAGCGCTCCGAAACGGCCATCAGGCGCGACAGGGCGGAGGACAGCTCGCCCTGGGCCTGCTGGAACTTCTGGAAGGCGGCCGGGTTGTTCAGGACCTCCGGCGTGATCTGCACGCTGGTCGCCTGGGCGCGCGCCTTGGTGACGGCTTCCAGGGTTTCGCGTTCATGCGAGGCATAGCCCTTGACGGTGTTGACCAGGTTCGGAATCAGGTCCGCCCGGCGCTGGTACTGGTTCACCACCTCGCCCCAGGAGGCTTTGATGGCTTCGTCCTTGCTCTGGAACTCGTTGTAGCCGCAGCCGCTCAGCAGCACAGCCAGCGCACCCAAGGCAATCCACTTGGAAATCAGTACCTTACCCATCGTTCTCTCCTTCTTATTGGTTTTCAGACTATACACGTTTAGCAGGAAGCAATTTGTTCGGTGAGACACACAGTGAGCCCACCGTGCGCCGTTATAATGGTGGGTTTGCAACGAAATTAAAAGGGGTGGCTCGTGAATTTTATTAACAAACTGAACGCTGCCTGGACCGCGAACGACTCCCTGCTGTGCGTTGGCCTCGACCCTGACATGGAGCGCCTCCCGGCCCAGTTCCGCTCCGACCCGGACGGCATCACCCGCTTCTGCACCGAGATCATCGACGCCACTGCCGACCTCGCCTGCGCCTTCAAGCCGCAGATCGCCTATTTCGCGGCCTTGGGCGCCGAGCGCCAGCTGGAAGCCATCTGCGCCTACCTGCGCGCCAACTATCCCGAGATTCCCCTGATCCTCGACGCCAAGCGCGGCGACATCGGCGCCACCGCCAAGCAGTATGCACGCGAAGCCTTCGACCGCTATGGCGCCGACGCTGTTACCGTGAACCCCTACATGGGTTCGGACTCTGTCGAGCCCTATATGGAATGGAAGGACCGCGGCGTGATCGTGCTGTGCCGCACCTCGAACGCGGGCGGCTCCGACCTGCAGTTCCTGCAGGTGGACGGCAAACCCCTGTACCAGCACGTCGCGGCGCTCGTGTCGCAGAAGTGGAATGCGAACGGCCAGTGCGCGCTGGTGGTGGGCGCCACCTTCCCCGAAGAACTGGCGCAGGTGCGCGCCATCGTGGGCGACATGCCGCTGCTGGTGCCCGGCATCGGCGCGCAGGGTGGCGATATCGCAGCGACCGTCAAGTCCGGCCGCACGGCGGCAGGCACGGGCATGATGATCAACTCCTCCCGCGCCATCCTCTACGCGCCACAGAAAGCAGGCGAAGACTTCGCCGAAGCCGCCCGCCGCGTCGCCATCGAAACCCGCGACGCGATCAACCTGCATCGCGGTTGAACGCAGGGCGCGTGGTCTGTTCGGAGCATGTTAAGTTTGCTCTACTGCCTGATGTCTGGAACCACGGCGCTCCTTGCGGCGCTGTGTTTCTTCTTCTCCTATCTGTCGTATGACACAGGTTTTCATCAGATTCGTGGACAAGAGGGCATCCTGATCGCTCACGCGAAAGGACTGATCGATGCGTATCGATCCCATGAGGGGCGGTTGCCTGAATCGAAGGACCTCCTCTCTTGGATGGAGCGAGATGGTTTCAGGTGTGAAGGGATCGGTTGCGACTATAGAACGAAAGAGTTTGCGCCCAAGCTGACCGAATTGTTTGGCAAAGCGCCTGCCGATGCGTACACCTTCTCCTTCTGGACGGGCGAGGTCTTTGTGACATACGCGTCCTGGCAAGAGGATGCCGGCTATTTGTCTATTGATGATCTCAACTATACATTTGGGGTGAGGAATGCGGCCGTCGCCGTGTGGGCCTTTGTGGGAATGATTTTTGTCACCGTCACAGGCTGGGTTATCATCAATCTTGTTGCTCCGTTTCGTAGTGCCAGGGACACGGACGCAGCCAGCTAGAACATGGACATTGCCTATGTTGCCGAGACTCGCACTGGTATTAATCATTCTTTTCAATGTCGCATCTACTGCAAAGGCAGATGCTACCCAGCCCTCGGCTGTCGATTTTGTTCAGCGTCATGACCTTGGGAGCAATATGGAGACCCTGGGGCTGGCTGTAGCACAGAGAACCCAGACATTTGCGCTGATGGCTTCGAAATTAGGACAATCGGAGGCGAAGGTGCTGGTGTCCAGGGAGATGGACATTCAAGCGGCCCGGTTTCAGCCGCAGTGGAACGCGAATCTCGCAAAAGTCTATTCCCGGCACTTCAGCCCCGAGGAACTGGCCTCGCTCGCTTCCGAGGGACGTAGCTCCAGGTATCTTGCAAAGCTGGGCAGCAAGCAGGCCGAGATCGGAGCGGAGGTGCAACAAGTGTCCGCCCCGATATTGACCGAGTATGTCAGCGCTTCACTCAATGAAGCGTTTGCGAAATTCTCGCGCAAGTGAACAGAACCCAGCTGCCCGGCTGTTAGTAGTGCTCGGGAACCACCATTTCCACATAGTCCGACAGCGCCTGCAGTATTTCCTGCCCTCGCTCGTCGGTCGTGGAGGACAGCGCATCGAGCTCGCCGAATAGCTGGTCGACCGTGCGGGCGCCGCCGGCGCCTTCGAAGAAGCGGGCGGCGCGGTGCTGTTCCCATTGCTCTATTTCGTGTTCGTTCAGCGTCTGCGGGAAGTTGCGGGCGCGGTAGCGAAACAGGAGCTCCTGCAGGCGGTCGTCCTGGAATTGCGGCGACATTTGCGCCAGCTTCTCGGGGCGTTCGCGGCGCAGCGAATCGAGCAGGCGGCGGTCGCCGTTGCTGACGAAGCCTCCGTACAGGTCTTCGTCCACATCCGCCGGTTCGCCTGGCGGACGATAGAACACTTCTTCCCAGATCGCCGCCATGTCCGGCCCCGCCGCCGCAAGCTGCGCGAAGGCGCGGCCCTGTTCGAGGTCCATGCCCCAGCGCTCCGCCATCTGCGGCGAGAGGGTCTTCAGGTTCGATACCAGCATCGGCGACTTGTTGATGTGGATGCTCTTCACCGGCAGCCGCGTCACGCCTTCGGGCAGTGCTTCGCTGCGCGTGAAGAGGCGCAGGCGGATGGTGTCGGCGTCCAGCGCAAACAGTTCGCTCGGGTCGTGGCTGCAGTCCCAGACGATCAGTTCGTTCTTGTTCGTGGGATGGCTGGCCAGCGGCCACACGAGGGCCAGGCAGCCGCGCTCCGGCGGGAACATGCCGGAAACGTGCAGGAAGGGCTGGCGCAGTGCAGGGGCCAGATGCATGCCGATTTCCTCGGCCACGCGCTCCTTCTTGTGCAGCGCGAGGCAGAAGTCGAAGAGCTTGGGCTGGCGCTGGCGGATCAGGCGCGCCAGGGCGATGGTGGCACGCACGTCGGAGAGGGCGTCGTGGGCTGCTTCGTGCACCAGGCCATTTGCCGCTGTCAAATGCTCAAGTTTGAAGCTTGGCTTGCCGTTATCGTGAGTAGGCCACACGATTCCGTCCGGCCGCAGGGCGTAGCACATGCGTACCACGTCCAGCAGGTCCCAGCGGCCGCACTGGTTCTGCCATTCGCGGGCATAGGGGTCGATCAGGTTGCGCCAGAAGAGGAAGCGGGTAACTTCGTCGTCGAAGCGGATGGTGTTGTAGCCGACGCCGATGGTGCCGGGCTGGGAAAAGGCCTGTTCGATGGCGGCAGCGAACTGGTACTCCGGCACGCCCTGTTCGAGGCACTGCTGCGGCGTGATGCCGGTAATCAGGCAGGCCGTCGGATCGGGCAGGAAGTCGTTGGCGGGTTGGCAGAACAGCATCACCGGCTCGCCGATCTCGTTCAGTTCCGCATCGGTGCGGATGGCGGCAAACTGGGCGGGACGGTCGCGGCGGGGCACGGCGCCGAAGGTTTCGTAGTCGTGCCAAAGGAAGGTGTGATTACTCATAAGGAGATTATCGTGGCAAATCCTGTTTCTCTCAACGCCAAAAGCGCGGTCGCGGGCAATGCGCCCGCCGAGGCGGCAATGCCCGCGGCGGCCCGCAGCAAGCTTCAGCTCAATGCCGCGATCATGCAGTCCACCGCCGAAATCTCGATCGGGGCAACGAGCGACCCGCAGGCGCTGCTGTACAAATCGGCCATCACCAGCATCAACGAGGCGCTGAAGGCTGACCTGGGCGACAACGCCATCCAGCAGCTTGCGTCACAGGACAACTCTCCAGAAGCCACCGCCGGCCGCATCGTGTCGCTGGCCACCGGCTTTTTCGACGCCTTCAAGAAGCAGAATCCCACGCTGGAAGGCGGCGAGGCGCTCAACAAGTTCATGGACACCATACGCGGCGGCGTGGAGAAAGGCTTCAAGGAAGCCCGCGACATCCTGCAGGGCCTGCAGGTGCTGGATGGAGACATCGCCGCGAATATCGACAAGACCTGGGAGCTGGTGATGAAGGGGCTGGACGATTTCGCCGCTTCCTTCAAGGCTCCTGCCGAAGAGGAGCAGCCCTCCTAAGCGGGGCAGTGGACGGCAATGCGGTCGCGCCCGCCTTCCTTGGCGCGATAAAGCGCGCCGTCCGCTGCGGCAATGAGGTCCTGCTCGTCCTGTCCCGCGCCCAGGCAGGCCACGCCGAAGGACGCGGTAATGTGCGGCAGCGGCATCTGCTGCGTATTCTCGAAGACGACGGCCTGCCGCATGCGCTCGCACAGGCGCTGGGCCACGCCTGACGCCACCGTGTCGCTGGTGTCAGGCAGGATCACCATCATCTCCTCGCCGCCGTAGCGCACCGCGAAATCGCTGGGACGCAGCGCGCCGCTCAGAACCCGCGCCGCCGTGCGCAGGGCATGGTCGCCCTGCAGGTGGCCATGCGTATCGTTGAAGCGCTTGAAGTGGTCGATATCGATCATGATCAGCGATAGCGGCCGCTGGGTTTCGTGCGCGTTCGCCACGAGGCTGGGCAGCACGTCGTTCAGCCAGGCGCGGTTCTGCAGGCCCGTGAGGCCGTCCACCATGGAGAGCTGGCGATAGAACTCGCCGAGCTTCTGGCGCCGCCGCAGCTGGGCGTTGGCGGCGCGGATGCGGAAGGAGAGCAGGCGCAGAAGATTGCGCGCCACGCCGTTCGAGGCGTCGATCAGCTGCCAGAGCCGGTCCGCTTCCACCACCAGCACCTCGCTGCGTTCCAGCGCCGTGATCGTGAGCAGGCTCGCTTCCTCGTCCAGCACCGACTGTTCGCCGACGCTTTCGCCGGGCAGCACCTTGCTGACCGAGCCGTCCGCCATGCCGGTGCGCGTGTCGGTCGCCACGGAGAGCGCGCCGCTCAGCACAACGTAGAGTCGGGCACGCTGCGGGTCGGACACCGTTTCGCCCATCTCCGCCTGCATCACGGGGCAGTCGGCCAGCAGGCGGGCCGCCGTGGCCTGGTCGGCGTCACGGAGGAGCTGCAGGTCGTCGCTGCGGTAAGGGGAGGCGGAGAAGGGATGGAGAAGTTTCACGATAGCAATTCGAGCTGGGCGGTAGTGCCGCTGCGCAAGATGATAGCGCACCTGCCGCGAGGTGTGGTCCAATGGCGGCCATGAACTACGTAGACTCCATCGGGCAGCAACATGCTGCCGATCCCGGCGCCCGCATCGTGTCCCTGGTGCCGTCCATCACCGAACTGCTGTGCGAGCTGGGACTGGCCCCGCAGCTGGCGGGACGCACGGGGTTCTGCATCCATCCCGCGGAGGTGGTGAAGAGCATTCCCAAGGTGGGCGGCACCAAGGATGTGAACATCGAAAAGATCCGCAAGCTGGCGCCCACGCATGTGGTGGTGAACATCGACGAGAACGAAAAGCCCACCGTGGACAAGCTGGCCGAATTCGTGCCGCACATCGTGGTGACGCATCCGCTCGCGCCGCAGGACAATCTCGAACTGGCGCGCCTCATGGGCGGCATCTTCTGCGCCGGGCAAAAGGCGGAACAATGGTGCAGGGCCTTCGAAGCGGAATTGCAGGCCCTGCGCGCCGCGCCGAAAGGTCCGCCGCAGCGTGCGCTGTACTGCATCTGGCAGGATCCCTGGATGAGCATTTCGCGCGATACCTACATCGCCCGCATGCTCGCCGAAATCGGCTGGACGATTCCGGACCTGGGAGAGGCGCGCTACCCGCGCTTCGAATGGACGGAGGCCCTGGTCGAAGAGGTGGACCAGGTGCTGCTCTCCACCGAACCATACCGCTTCACCCAGGAGCACGCGGACGCGCTGGAAAAGCAGATCGGCAAGCCGGTGCAGTTGGTGGATGGGGAGATGATGTCCTGGTACGGCAGCCGCGCGCTGGAAGGCCTGCGCTACCTGCGCGGCCTGGCGGCTGCCTGA encodes:
- a CDS encoding LemA family protein, which produces MGKVLISKWIALGALAVLLSGCGYNEFQSKDEAIKASWGEVVNQYQRRADLIPNLVNTVKGYASHERETLEAVTKARAQATSVQITPEVLNNPAAFQKFQQAQGELSSALSRLMAVSERYPDLKADTSFRDLQSQLEGTENRITVARQRYISTVQEYNVLARRFPTNLTAMMFGYEVKPTFQVENEKAISTAPTVDFGKK
- a CDS encoding GGDEF domain-containing protein, with protein sequence MKLLHPFSASPYRSDDLQLLRDADQATAARLLADCPVMQAEMGETVSDPQRARLYVVLSGALSVATDTRTGMADGSVSKVLPGESVGEQSVLDEEASLLTITALERSEVLVVEADRLWQLIDASNGVARNLLRLLSFRIRAANAQLRRRQKLGEFYRQLSMVDGLTGLQNRAWLNDVLPSLVANAHETQRPLSLIMIDIDHFKRFNDTHGHLQGDHALRTAARVLSGALRPSDFAVRYGGEEMMVILPDTSDTVASGVAQRLCERMRQAVVFENTQQMPLPHITASFGVACLGAGQDEQDLIAAADGALYRAKEGGRDRIAVHCPA
- a CDS encoding VanZ family protein — protein: MKFLEQLLLTSSHARLRYWGAMGLFLLVVAIGSIPGARADAAKIASGVVLHSCGYATLAFLIFTGSLGTKAQRAIKAVLTIAVMGALDEFVQSFLPYRHGAVEDWYVDCIAAMTTASLMWMLWTARRVPV
- the pyrF gene encoding orotidine-5'-phosphate decarboxylase; translation: MNFINKLNAAWTANDSLLCVGLDPDMERLPAQFRSDPDGITRFCTEIIDATADLACAFKPQIAYFAALGAERQLEAICAYLRANYPEIPLILDAKRGDIGATAKQYAREAFDRYGADAVTVNPYMGSDSVEPYMEWKDRGVIVLCRTSNAGGSDLQFLQVDGKPLYQHVAALVSQKWNANGQCALVVGATFPEELAQVRAIVGDMPLLVPGIGAQGGDIAATVKSGRTAAGTGMMINSSRAILYAPQKAGEDFAEAARRVAIETRDAINLHRG
- a CDS encoding DUF5610 domain-containing protein, producing MANPVSLNAKSAVAGNAPAEAAMPAAARSKLQLNAAIMQSTAEISIGATSDPQALLYKSAITSINEALKADLGDNAIQQLASQDNSPEATAGRIVSLATGFFDAFKKQNPTLEGGEALNKFMDTIRGGVEKGFKEARDILQGLQVLDGDIAANIDKTWELVMKGLDDFAASFKAPAEEEQPS
- a CDS encoding helical backbone metal receptor yields the protein MNYVDSIGQQHAADPGARIVSLVPSITELLCELGLAPQLAGRTGFCIHPAEVVKSIPKVGGTKDVNIEKIRKLAPTHVVVNIDENEKPTVDKLAEFVPHIVVTHPLAPQDNLELARLMGGIFCAGQKAEQWCRAFEAELQALRAAPKGPPQRALYCIWQDPWMSISRDTYIARMLAEIGWTIPDLGEARYPRFEWTEALVEEVDQVLLSTEPYRFTQEHADALEKQIGKPVQLVDGEMMSWYGSRALEGLRYLRGLAAA
- a CDS encoding TPM domain-containing protein produces the protein MASRLHSESLAPRIVFALLVICLTLMIAVNATAQELAKVPELKARVTDQVNMLTPQQRTSLESVLADYEQRTGSQIAVLLMSSTAPESIEQFSIRVVEAWKLGRKGVDDGVLLVVAKDNPPALRRLRIESGRGVQGSLTDAQSKRVLQDVIAPHFRNNDFYGGLTAGVSAIATLIDKEQLPAPKAKQQPKREQESGGSWLVPLLLFGVFVVLPMFRGRSRGLRRSGWGSDAAGVLIGSAIGNALGQANRGGWSGGGFSGGGGFGSGGGGFGGGGGGSFDGGGASGDW
- a CDS encoding TPM domain-containing protein, with product MSALPTTFLGRCRRALRHWMTGAGAGRRSFPAATLKDIETAITEGERMHRAEVRLIVEPALPVGAAFANVSNRQRARALFAQYGVWDTEENCGVLIYVNLAAREVDIVADRNVGRLIADGEWQDVCRTMTQGFAKGEFHDSTLAALAQLNTLLQKHFPADGSRPNQLPNEAVIL
- the sbcB gene encoding exodeoxyribonuclease I yields the protein MSNHTFLWHDYETFGAVPRRDRPAQFAAIRTDAELNEIGEPVMLFCQPANDFLPDPTACLITGITPQQCLEQGVPEYQFAAAIEQAFSQPGTIGVGYNTIRFDDEVTRFLFWRNLIDPYAREWQNQCGRWDLLDVVRMCYALRPDGIVWPTHDNGKPSFKLEHLTAANGLVHEAAHDALSDVRATIALARLIRQRQPKLFDFCLALHKKERVAEEIGMHLAPALRQPFLHVSGMFPPERGCLALVWPLASHPTNKNELIVWDCSHDPSELFALDADTIRLRLFTRSEALPEGVTRLPVKSIHINKSPMLVSNLKTLSPQMAERWGMDLEQGRAFAQLAAAGPDMAAIWEEVFYRPPGEPADVDEDLYGGFVSNGDRRLLDSLRRERPEKLAQMSPQFQDDRLQELLFRYRARNFPQTLNEHEIEQWEQHRAARFFEGAGGARTVDQLFGELDALSSTTDERGQEILQALSDYVEMVVPEHY
- a CDS encoding TraB/GumN family protein, which gives rise to MEMNVPHAVASASASSQPIQLKPVPRRGALYRVRHDGKTSYLFGTIHVGKQNFFPLEPEVTRALADASSLVLELDTRAYEPFQQALAKYGSYPAGQTISQHLSPMALARLNKALAKAGMTLSSVEQYRPWLVANILVGTEIEKNGYHRSNGVEGFLLSAAVKQKKKVRELESADYQLSLFASLDDGQQERYLLENIAELDNGMALKKSAGLIDAWSNADAERIAALTRELTTGDTVSAMFMDRTLLRKRNPEMAANIEAIMKNEKVAFVGIGLLHLVGENGVPELLRQRGYEVEKMY
- a CDS encoding SDR family NAD(P)-dependent oxidoreductase; the protein is MKLQNKVAIVTGATQGIGLACATRLVQEGARVMLADIRPEGREAAEALGPQARFHACDVGIKAEVDALVAATLAEFGAIDILINNAGVTHAADFLDLAEEDFDRVLRTNLKSMFLCGQAVAREMVKRKSGCIINMSSVNSELAIPNQVPYVVSKGGVNQLTKVMALNLAPYGIRVNGIGPGTILTELAKKAVLASPEARHTILSRTPLGRCGEPEEVASIAAFLASDDASYMTGQTLFVDGGRMALNYTVPVKEE